From a single Nitrospira lenta genomic region:
- a CDS encoding DUF2283 domain-containing protein: MDTSLTVEYDKAADILYLGKTKPYPEQDSEELDYGVVARLNPQTHDLENLEILFFSSRVAKGETLHLPVTAEFHLPKAG, encoded by the coding sequence ATGGACACGTCCTTGACCGTGGAATATGACAAGGCCGCTGATATTCTCTACCTGGGGAAAACGAAGCCTTATCCCGAGCAGGACTCTGAGGAGCTCGATTATGGAGTCGTGGCCAGGCTCAATCCGCAGACGCACGATCTTGAGAATCTTGAGATTCTGTTTTTCTCCTCCCGTGTCGCCAAGGGAGAGACCCTTCACTTGCCTGTCACCGCTGAGTTTCATCTGCCTAAAGCCGGCTGA
- a CDS encoding DUF2283 domain-containing protein: MTDRIKPGETVCRKVKVWFDPEADYLEVQFREASGFMRPTAKDALMERVDGEGHVLGFSVLGVSRFRKDHPLEAELVVGE, encoded by the coding sequence TTGACTGACCGAATCAAGCCCGGAGAAACCGTATGCCGAAAAGTAAAAGTGTGGTTTGACCCGGAAGCGGACTACCTGGAAGTGCAATTCCGTGAGGCGTCTGGCTTCATGCGACCGACGGCGAAGGATGCCCTTATGGAACGGGTCGACGGGGAGGGGCATGTTCTGGGCTTCAGCGTGCTCGGCGTCAGCCGTTTTCGAAAAGACCATCCTCTCGAAGCGGAATTAGTGGTTGGAGAGTAA
- a CDS encoding HNH endonuclease, with protein MGDAVRDVEDMKRLKLVADELHRELSGRLGRLIRLRTKLPLKESHTNGWRVELGSLGLGEPRLEVWYCEWAREGQRRLWYGFYAAQADKLRRRIAVLPESLRSVRQLNEKDMRLATGSRTDSVLKKPLGSSEYDRPIYEEFHESESEYSYFGQFGSMLPEDSENIRILVGQATGFFESVIKSRQPDAPPRESDREQDYVRVVNRHAVRQHLAREQDRLSVEHCLRRDQFRCQVCEMSFREVYGEIGNGFAEAHHVLPLAQLEESVVPSSQDLVTVCANCHRMLHRLGGEDGDISRLRRMFHRE; from the coding sequence ATGGGAGATGCCGTGCGAGATGTGGAGGATATGAAGCGCCTGAAGTTGGTTGCGGACGAGTTGCATCGGGAGCTGTCGGGACGTCTTGGCCGATTGATCCGGCTGCGCACCAAGCTGCCGCTGAAAGAGTCTCACACCAACGGGTGGCGTGTGGAGCTGGGATCGTTGGGGTTGGGGGAGCCGAGATTGGAAGTCTGGTACTGCGAATGGGCTCGCGAAGGGCAGCGGAGACTGTGGTACGGGTTCTATGCGGCGCAAGCGGACAAGCTCCGGAGGAGAATCGCCGTCTTGCCGGAGTCGCTTCGGTCCGTTCGGCAATTGAATGAAAAGGACATGAGACTCGCCACCGGCTCACGAACAGACTCTGTGCTCAAGAAACCGTTAGGCTCCAGCGAATATGACCGGCCGATCTATGAAGAATTCCATGAGAGTGAGAGCGAGTATTCCTATTTCGGGCAGTTCGGATCGATGCTTCCGGAGGACTCGGAGAACATCCGGATCCTTGTGGGGCAGGCCACGGGGTTTTTTGAGAGTGTCATCAAGAGCCGGCAGCCCGACGCGCCGCCGCGCGAGAGTGACCGAGAGCAGGACTACGTGCGAGTCGTCAACCGGCATGCCGTGCGCCAGCATCTGGCCCGTGAACAGGACCGTCTCTCGGTTGAGCACTGTCTCCGGCGGGATCAGTTCAGATGCCAGGTCTGTGAAATGTCGTTTCGAGAAGTCTATGGCGAGATCGGGAACGGCTTTGCGGAGGCGCATCATGTGCTTCCGCTGGCACAGTTGGAGGAGAGTGTGGTGCCGTCAAGCCAGGACCTCGTTACGGTCTGTGCGAATTGCCACCGGATGCTGCACCGGTTGGGTGGAGAAGACGGCGATATTTCACGGCTGCGAAGAATGTTTCATCGGGAATAG
- a CDS encoding YkvA family protein: MTPARLLKALKMFRGFTAAAAEYLRDKERLRHLLAAAVLIAQGRGGKLLKDIQLLVRLLKASVSGAYTGLSARKLVAIVAAILYLISPLDVIPDVIPVIGYVDDAAVIAWVLKSIAEELKDFRMWEEGA; this comes from the coding sequence ATGACGCCAGCAAGGCTTCTGAAGGCGCTGAAGATGTTTCGAGGGTTCACGGCGGCGGCGGCGGAGTATCTCAGGGACAAAGAGCGGCTTCGGCATCTGTTGGCCGCAGCGGTCTTGATTGCACAAGGCCGCGGTGGAAAGCTGTTGAAGGACATTCAATTGTTGGTGCGGCTCCTGAAAGCGTCAGTGAGCGGTGCCTATACAGGACTCTCAGCCCGCAAGCTCGTGGCCATCGTCGCGGCGATTCTGTATCTCATCAGCCCGCTTGATGTGATTCCAGACGTCATTCCTGTGATCGGCTATGTGGATGATGCGGCGGTGATCGCCTGGGTGCTGAAAAGCATCGCCGAAGAACTCAAGGATTTCAGGATGTGGGAGGAGGGGGCTTGA